From one Prochlorococcus marinus str. MIT 0912 genomic stretch:
- the xseA gene encoding exodeoxyribonuclease VII large subunit, translating to MTNLKNAKQSLTTYSVQELNESIGLLISRGFAPRFILKATVSKSTIKKGHLWLTLTDGKATVDAVAWSSTIKSLKFLPKQDDGVVIVGKLNFWESQARLSVQVFDIRPSISTVLKKFEIVKSKLLKEGLIDDSLRRKLPKYPRSIGILTSVPSSALADMLRTSKERWPLTKLQIIPIPVQGNNENELQSVLSKLKKNKLKLDAIIIARGGGSREDLMLFDSERIAREIAMFPIPVITGIGHEDDLTVSDLVSDHRSATPTAAIVDLLPSREIEKSNSLQNKKILKDYLKLFFKNKKTFLITKKSSFQSDSPRKLIKNERIKVNYMYEILNVISPEKLLKRGFVLITDESGDSIYSVKHVKEKDKLIVQFCDGKITVEVDSLNYDKI from the coding sequence TTGACCAATCTTAAAAACGCTAAACAATCACTAACTACATATAGTGTTCAAGAATTAAATGAATCTATTGGTTTATTAATTTCAAGAGGATTTGCGCCAAGATTTATACTTAAAGCCACTGTTTCAAAGTCTACAATCAAAAAAGGTCATTTATGGTTGACTCTAACTGATGGAAAAGCAACTGTAGATGCGGTTGCTTGGTCATCAACAATAAAGTCTTTAAAGTTTTTACCTAAGCAAGATGATGGCGTTGTTATTGTTGGTAAATTAAATTTCTGGGAGTCTCAAGCAAGATTATCTGTACAAGTTTTTGATATTCGACCAAGTATTTCTACTGTTCTAAAGAAGTTTGAAATCGTTAAATCAAAACTACTGAAAGAAGGTTTGATAGATGATTCATTACGAAGAAAATTACCAAAATATCCTCGTTCAATTGGTATTCTTACAAGTGTTCCTAGCTCTGCTTTGGCGGACATGCTTAGAACATCTAAGGAAAGATGGCCATTAACAAAACTGCAAATAATTCCTATTCCAGTTCAAGGTAATAATGAAAATGAATTGCAATCTGTTTTAAGTAAATTAAAAAAAAATAAATTAAAATTAGACGCAATAATTATAGCTCGAGGAGGAGGTAGCAGAGAAGATTTAATGTTGTTCGATAGTGAAAGAATAGCTAGAGAAATCGCAATGTTCCCAATACCTGTTATTACAGGTATTGGGCATGAAGATGATCTAACAGTTTCTGATCTTGTTTCAGACCATAGATCTGCTACACCAACTGCCGCGATTGTTGATCTATTACCCTCAAGAGAAATTGAGAAAAGTAATTCTTTGCAAAATAAAAAAATACTCAAAGACTATTTGAAATTGTTTTTTAAAAACAAAAAGACATTTTTAATTACAAAAAAGTCTTCTTTTCAGTCAGATTCACCACGAAAATTAATAAAAAATGAAAGAATAAAAGTTAATTATATGTATGAGATTTTGAATGTAATTTCTCCAGAAAAACTGTTAAAAAGAGGTTTTGTACTTATTACTGATGAGTCGGGTGATTCGATCTATAGTGTCAAACATGTTAAGGAAAAAGATAAGCTAATAGTTCAATTTTGTGATGGAAAAATAACCGTAGAGGTTGATAGTCTTAATTATGATAAAATTTAA
- a CDS encoding trypsin-like peptidase domain-containing protein — translation MLGLDSNRLLIQSLKFSQKKYFKIVVLVILIFCNFRYETPLHSSEALLSSPQNRNKQSFVSNALNISGDAVVTIETQRKVFSSTEGVFPPGILNDRYFERLFGLRGLQVPRSRIEKGQGSGVIFSEEGLVLTNAHVIEKTDQLIVGLSDGRRVLGNVVGEDSLTDLAVIKLKAKGPWPTAQLGNSDNLKVGDWAIAVGNPFGLENTVTLGIISNLNRDVAQLGISDKRIDLIQTDAAINPGNSGGPLLNSAGEVIGINTLVRSGPGAGLGFAIPINRARKIAKDLITSGRAKHPMIGVTLSSNIKQKSNFLSQTEDGAIIKYLMPNGPAEKGGLKVNDLIISINNEKIYTPADVVQKINRNNLKSNLKIKIIRENIYFIKIIKPIDIYDLQL, via the coding sequence ATGCTTGGGTTAGATTCGAATAGACTTTTAATACAATCACTAAAATTTAGTCAAAAAAAATATTTTAAAATTGTTGTTTTAGTTATTCTTATTTTTTGTAATTTCCGATATGAAACTCCGCTTCATTCAAGCGAAGCTTTACTATCATCTCCGCAGAATCGCAATAAACAATCTTTTGTATCAAACGCATTAAATATCAGTGGAGATGCAGTGGTCACCATTGAGACACAGCGTAAGGTTTTTTCTTCAACTGAAGGTGTATTTCCTCCTGGAATCTTGAATGATCGATATTTTGAAAGATTATTTGGTCTAAGAGGCCTCCAAGTTCCACGATCCAGAATTGAGAAAGGCCAAGGGAGTGGCGTAATTTTTTCTGAAGAAGGTCTAGTCTTGACCAACGCTCATGTTATTGAAAAAACTGACCAGCTAATAGTGGGTTTATCAGATGGAAGAAGAGTTCTTGGAAATGTTGTTGGAGAGGATTCTTTAACAGATCTTGCAGTAATTAAACTGAAAGCAAAAGGTCCTTGGCCCACTGCTCAATTAGGTAACTCCGATAATTTAAAAGTTGGTGATTGGGCAATTGCAGTTGGAAATCCTTTTGGACTTGAAAATACGGTTACTCTTGGAATCATTAGCAATCTCAATAGAGATGTTGCCCAATTAGGTATATCCGACAAAAGAATAGATCTTATTCAAACCGATGCAGCAATTAATCCAGGTAATTCTGGAGGACCATTATTGAATTCTGCTGGAGAAGTAATTGGTATTAATACTCTTGTCCGCTCAGGACCAGGAGCAGGGTTAGGTTTTGCAATACCAATAAATAGAGCTAGAAAAATAGCCAAAGATTTAATTACCAGTGGCAGGGCCAAACATCCCATGATCGGAGTAACCCTTTCAAGTAATATCAAACAAAAAAGTAATTTTCTTTCCCAAACAGAAGATGGAGCCATTATTAAATATTTAATGCCAAATGGTCCTGCTGAAAAAGGTGGATTAAAAGTAAATGATCTAATAATTTCAATCAATAATGAAAAAATTTATACTCCTGCCGATGTGGTTCAAAAAATAAATCGGAATAATTTAAAATCGAATTTGAAAATCAAAATAATTAGAGAGAATATATATTTTATAAAAATCATAAAGCCAATCGATATCTATGATCTTCAACTATAA
- a CDS encoding DUF2973 domain-containing protein, whose translation MLSNFLPFVYGLSVFALLILAARIMLNGFFSGQASFKTRNSFAKKKSDDRTGLVTVHPELLNKDGCITDEDLLTVRFSKDTDHPQSSEKPSE comes from the coding sequence ATGTTGAGCAATTTCTTACCTTTTGTTTATGGCCTTTCAGTTTTTGCTTTGTTGATTTTGGCTGCCAGAATAATGCTGAATGGTTTTTTTTCAGGTCAAGCATCATTTAAAACTAGAAATTCATTCGCAAAGAAAAAAAGTGATGATCGAACAGGTTTGGTTACTGTTCATCCTGAGCTTTTAAACAAAGATGGTTGCATTACTGATGAAGATTTGCTCACAGTTCGTTTTTCTAAGGACACTGATCATCCACAATCATCTGAAAAGCCTTCTGAATAA
- a CDS encoding chlorophyll a/b-binding protein, with amino-acid sequence MKDNFEPRYGFVNFAEIWNGRLAMMGILIGLTTELLTGQGILTQMGIG; translated from the coding sequence ATGAAAGATAACTTTGAACCTCGTTATGGATTTGTCAACTTTGCTGAAATATGGAATGGCAGATTAGCAATGATGGGTATTTTAATCGGTTTAACAACAGAGCTTTTAACAGGGCAAGGCATTTTAACTCAGATGGGAATCGGTTGA